A genome region from Platichthys flesus chromosome 12, fPlaFle2.1, whole genome shotgun sequence includes the following:
- the ccnj gene encoding cyclin-J: MELEDQWWRGQLATDIYQALRYKELKLPSYKGQSPQLNLRRYYADLIAVVSNHFRLCPAARHLAVYLLDLFMDRYDVTEQQLAVVSLSCLLLASKFEEREDQVPKLETLNSLGCISSMNLILTKQGLLHMELLLLETFQWNLYLPTAAHFIEYCLSIAIHEGDLHDGWPLTCLEKSKLYMAKYADYFLEVSLQDHVFLCFAPSLLAAACVAASRLVLHLSPTWPPQLQRLTGYTWENLVPCAEKLLIAHDSDVREANKQKCQQQQQMVYHSSGQTATVAQCLHRPSLQYPQQANHRSASYLSHTTTSLPAPNGPQHGSTQTISASLDPKSNLTNRAYQVSMHYTCAAPCFDR; this comes from the exons ATGGAGCTAGAGGACCAATGGTGGAGAGGACAGCTGGCCACAGACATATACCAGGCACTACGGTACAAA GAGCTAAAGTTGCCGTCCTACAAGGGCCAGTCTCCCCAGCTGAATTTGAGACGATACTATGCGGACCTCATAGCCGTTGTCAGCAACCACTTCAGACTCTGTCCTGCAGCCAGACACCTGGCTGTTTACTTGCTAGACCTCTTCATGGACCGCTATGATGTCACGGAGCAGCAGCTTGCCGTGGTCTCGCTCTCATGTCTTCTGTTGGCCA GTAAGTTTGAGGAAAGAGAAGACCAGGTGCCTAAGCTGGAGACGCTGAACAGCCTGGGCTGCATCAGCTCCATGAACCTGATCCTGACCAAGCAGGGTTTGCTGCACATGGAGCTGCTCCTGCTAGAAACCTTCCAGTGGAACCTGTACCTGCCCACGGCCGCTCATTTCATAGAATACTGCCTGTCTATTGCCATCCATGAGGGAGACCTCCACGATGGCTGGCCCTTGACCTGCCTGGAGAAGTCTAAATTATACATGGCCAAGTATGCTGATTATTTCCTGGAGGTTTCTTTGCAAG atcatgtgtttttgtgttttgcccCCTCTCTACTGGCGGCTGCGTGTGTGGCGGCCTCCCGcctcgtcctccacctgtccCCTACATGGCCGCCACAACTGCAGCGCCTCACAGGCTACACATGGGAGAACCTGGTCCCATGTGCTGAGAAACTACTCAT TGCACATGACAGTGATGTCAGAGAAGCCAACAAGCAGaagtgtcagcagcagcagcagatggtgTACCACAGTTCCGGCCAGACAGCCACTGTGGCCCAGTGCCTGCACCGGCCCAGTTTGCAGTATCCCCAGCAGGCCAACCACAGGTCTGCCTCCTACCTCAGCCACACCACCACCAGTCTGCCGGCTCCCAATGGCCCACAGCACGGCAGCACCCAGACCATCTCAGCCTCACTGGATCCAAAGTCCAACCTCACCAACAGGGCTTACCAAGTCAGCATGCACTACACCTGTGCCGCTCCGTGTTTTGACCGATGA
- the blnk gene encoding B-cell linker protein isoform X2, whose protein sequence is MHERDEDPKTFTADFNMNMDMLTKFTAPAAEKFRQLQKMVQDIRKKDDSFLSKLRRFKNKPCPKLPERDYRDDDGDFDDQLSDPDYGNDCMYEDLGDDQDASYELPPSQRVFSTTPSASFPGGNYIDSCRNRPTRPPRKPLRPGKASKQLPPEPTRTASDEEDYVSPDGSNEDDNYIEPEENKPANPIMPCRSRTGMDRPMLPTPPENQESSDFYEVPEKEETSLPQPASRLCPVSKTQSHPLPPKPSPRQKRSRSPPPVQEPTEDDEYEVCDPHNSSKDQAAEGPPPPLPKPLPKERSPKPPLKPKPALRPRQCESQTLPVMQTPDHRKPPKAGTLDLIRPKIPLPPLTPLRPPHRGTVSPDNRSKVEDKDADMCKKPWYAGACDRRTADEVLLHSNKDGAFMVRKSSGHDAQQPYTLVVFYRGRVYNIPIRFMANMQQYALGREKKGEEHFSTISHIIENHQRNPLVVIDGQNNSKDATKLCYPMKP, encoded by the exons ATGCACGAGAGGGATGAAGACCCAAAAACATTTACTGCCGATTTTAACATGAATATGGATATGTTAACTAAATTCACCGCTCCTGCCGCGGAAAAGTTTCG GCAGCTTCAAAAGATGGTTCAGGACATCAGGAAAAAAGACGACAGCTTTCTGAGTAAACTAAGAAG atttaaaaacaaaccatgtCCAAAGCTACCTGAGAGAGATTACAGAG aTGATGACGGGGATTTTGATGATCAGCTCTCTGACCCTGATTAC GGTAATGACTGTATGTATGAGGATCTGGGTGACGACCAGGACGCCAGCTACGAGCTGCCTCCCAGTCAAAGAGTCTTCTCCACAactccctctgcctccttccCAGGGGGGAATTACATTG ACAGCTGTCGTAACCGTCCCACCCGGCCCCCCAGGAAGCCCCTCCGCCCGGGCAAAGCCTCCAAACAACTGCCCCCTGAACCCACCCGCACTGCAAGTGATGAG GAAGACTACGTCAGTCCAGACGGCAGTAACGAGGACGACAACTACATAGAACCTGAAGAGAATAAACCTGCCA ATCCCATAATGCCTTGTAGGAGCAGAACAGGGATGGATCGCCCCATGTTGCCAACACCCCCAGAGAATCAAGAAAGTTCTG atttttacgAAGTTCCAGAGAAAGAG GAGACCTCATTACCTCAGCCAGCAAGCAG ACTGTGTCCAGTGTCCAAGACACAGTCACACCCCTTACCACCAAAACCCAGCCCCAG aCAGAAGAGGAGTAGATCTCCGCCTCCT GTCCAGGAGCCTACAGAGGACGATGAATATGAAGTTTGTGATCCACATAACA GTTCGAAGGATCAAGCTGCAGAgggtcctcctccacctttgcCAAAACCTCTGCCCAAAGA GAGGTCACCAAAACCACCTTTAAAGCCG AAGCCGGCTTTAAGACCAAGGCAGTGTGAAA GCCAGACGCTGCCTGTGATGCAAACCCCAGACCACAGAAAGCCTCCAAAGGCTGGGACACTGGACTTGATTCGCCCTAA AATTCCTCTTCCCCCGTTGACCCCCCTCA GACCACCACACAGAGGAACTGTTTCTCCTGATAATCGGTCAAAGGTGGAAGATAAG GATGCAGACATGTGCAAGAAGCCCTGGTACGCCGGCGCCTGTGACCGCAGGACTGCTGACGAGGTTCTGCTTCACTCAAATAAA GACGGGGCGTTTATGGTGAGGAAGAGCTCCGGTCATGACGCACAGCAGCCCTACACATTAGTGGTGTTTTACAGGGGCCGGGTGTACAACATACCAATCCGCTTTATGGCAAACATGCAGCAGTATGCActgggaagagagaagaaaggagaggag CATTTCAGCACCATCTCCCACATCATTGAGAACCACCAGAGGAATCCCCTGGTGGTGATCGACGGCCAGAATAACAGCAAAGACGCCACCAAGCTGTGTTACCCCATGAAGCCTTAA
- the blnk gene encoding B-cell linker protein isoform X1 — MNLPSREECEGWDPAQVALFMCQNKMPECATTVRKLRINGQRFLNLSDSDMSKFSLIHQPQLQKMVQDIRKKDDSFLSKLRRFKNKPCPKLPERDYRDDDGDFDDQLSDPDYGNDCMYEDLGDDQDASYELPPSQRVFSTTPSASFPGGNYIDSCRNRPTRPPRKPLRPGKASKQLPPEPTRTASDEEDYVSPDGSNEDDNYIEPEENKPANPIMPCRSRTGMDRPMLPTPPENQESSDFYEVPEKEETSLPQPASRLCPVSKTQSHPLPPKPSPRQKRSRSPPPVQEPTEDDEYEVCDPHNSSKDQAAEGPPPPLPKPLPKERSPKPPLKPKPALRPRQCESQTLPVMQTPDHRKPPKAGTLDLIRPKIPLPPLTPLRPPHRGTVSPDNRSKVEDKDADMCKKPWYAGACDRRTADEVLLHSNKDGAFMVRKSSGHDAQQPYTLVVFYRGRVYNIPIRFMANMQQYALGREKKGEEHFSTISHIIENHQRNPLVVIDGQNNSKDATKLCYPMKP, encoded by the exons ATGAACCTTCCGTCCAGAGAGGAGTGTGAGGGCTGGGACCCGGCACAAGTAGCCCTCTTTATGTGCCAG AACAAAATGCCAGAATGTGCTACCACCGTAAGAAAGCTGAGGATTAATGGACAACGATTCCTG AACCTGTCTGACAGTGACATGAGCAAGTTTAGTCTCATCCACCAACC GCAGCTTCAAAAGATGGTTCAGGACATCAGGAAAAAAGACGACAGCTTTCTGAGTAAACTAAGAAG atttaaaaacaaaccatgtCCAAAGCTACCTGAGAGAGATTACAGAG aTGATGACGGGGATTTTGATGATCAGCTCTCTGACCCTGATTAC GGTAATGACTGTATGTATGAGGATCTGGGTGACGACCAGGACGCCAGCTACGAGCTGCCTCCCAGTCAAAGAGTCTTCTCCACAactccctctgcctccttccCAGGGGGGAATTACATTG ACAGCTGTCGTAACCGTCCCACCCGGCCCCCCAGGAAGCCCCTCCGCCCGGGCAAAGCCTCCAAACAACTGCCCCCTGAACCCACCCGCACTGCAAGTGATGAG GAAGACTACGTCAGTCCAGACGGCAGTAACGAGGACGACAACTACATAGAACCTGAAGAGAATAAACCTGCCA ATCCCATAATGCCTTGTAGGAGCAGAACAGGGATGGATCGCCCCATGTTGCCAACACCCCCAGAGAATCAAGAAAGTTCTG atttttacgAAGTTCCAGAGAAAGAG GAGACCTCATTACCTCAGCCAGCAAGCAG ACTGTGTCCAGTGTCCAAGACACAGTCACACCCCTTACCACCAAAACCCAGCCCCAG aCAGAAGAGGAGTAGATCTCCGCCTCCT GTCCAGGAGCCTACAGAGGACGATGAATATGAAGTTTGTGATCCACATAACA GTTCGAAGGATCAAGCTGCAGAgggtcctcctccacctttgcCAAAACCTCTGCCCAAAGA GAGGTCACCAAAACCACCTTTAAAGCCG AAGCCGGCTTTAAGACCAAGGCAGTGTGAAA GCCAGACGCTGCCTGTGATGCAAACCCCAGACCACAGAAAGCCTCCAAAGGCTGGGACACTGGACTTGATTCGCCCTAA AATTCCTCTTCCCCCGTTGACCCCCCTCA GACCACCACACAGAGGAACTGTTTCTCCTGATAATCGGTCAAAGGTGGAAGATAAG GATGCAGACATGTGCAAGAAGCCCTGGTACGCCGGCGCCTGTGACCGCAGGACTGCTGACGAGGTTCTGCTTCACTCAAATAAA GACGGGGCGTTTATGGTGAGGAAGAGCTCCGGTCATGACGCACAGCAGCCCTACACATTAGTGGTGTTTTACAGGGGCCGGGTGTACAACATACCAATCCGCTTTATGGCAAACATGCAGCAGTATGCActgggaagagagaagaaaggagaggag CATTTCAGCACCATCTCCCACATCATTGAGAACCACCAGAGGAATCCCCTGGTGGTGATCGACGGCCAGAATAACAGCAAAGACGCCACCAAGCTGTGTTACCCCATGAAGCCTTAA
- the LOC133966247 gene encoding uncharacterized protein LOC133966247, translating to MDSMDLSAATSAGDKKQRLRKKGRNRRRRLHLRKTAVQPTSMQSEDKCGPKKIAEEWLKSEVWPSSKKTSQEAQHSQQGTNDSDKTLRFTCSQCSDNLEYVPKDLVAHFEDTHRGSPPVFSCHTCTFKTHEFSYLQIHLLSHMDTFSCCSICNDDVQRTWPEFSAHLTLCHCQNGKYSCQICQRFSTGDVKVFLEHIYAHNLGLEGLSSDVSLRTKDKNQFGPKPSTLRCQHCGYEATQKWLITKHIKAVHVCQNGNQRQRKKEEVHSIAMKQKDPIPKIKPRLTRSAVKEMCWLTQDCLSLPGREFLDKYCHLSDPQTTLEETQQFLMKSVARETGDQKWTKALKSVLSNVPQDVTLHPKSENGIMSNSSDLTVLTVKNKITVAQNGAAYAKRMRRMTASDKETGFPESAADDARCAVDQNGCQSNLNDCPPCPQTESNLLNDISVSAQSEASGCMQMQENRENQKLETDPKMEEQGRKQQEPMHEDVISISSELKLTNESTEPTSIRQVLPKNKRRNRRRKRRSKKVYKRPSGLPLKIVLKKNPVKEKQWVSQSSLSPSGGDPMDDNHGLPTPHITTERTAQVLSEKKWTRASRTDQRALAETITSDPQSKPGEELSPGCAAQPIGSINMDVNEPGMLVSSLSIHQEMQDDPEKSLHFPETDGDVRSSAGKSEGVAEAEVEMCPKNSPLQTSGSSMDLHEPDEKTIAAADGETQSSCTKSSPVSQPAITPQGEVNLEVSSLARPSEQSNHSAEGGGDRQVPADSCPDLLCSTHLPVGKAIQPQPSPASGHRCQPARKNQQRTLKLVAINSSQLVKRPAGDQPVVVLNHPDADIPEVTRIMEVVNRNRGEVQKVVLSRRTLSALSAINREAPQTYEPPEVQSDSASLTHRRATEENSVQERFLLRLKLRRLSRKKYEVVDAFSPSRDVLTKFRCWFCGRAFTSQEVWIDHRQRHLIEWKRPNCENS from the exons ATGGATTCGATGGATCTTTCTGCAGCTACCTCCGCAGGAGATAAGAAACAGCGTCTCAGGAAGAAGGGCAGAAACAGGCGCAGAAGGCTCCACCTCAGGAAGACGGCTGTTCAGCCCACTTCTATGCAAAGTGAAGATAAGTGTGGACCAAAAAAGATAGCTGAAGAGTGGTTGAAAAGCGAAGTGTGGCCTTCATCAAAGAAGACCTCCCAGGAAGCACAGCACAGCCAGCAGGGGACAAACGACAGTGACAAAACACTGAGGTTCACATGCTCTCAATGCAGCGACAACTTGGAATATGTTCCCAAAGACTTGGTGGCACActttgaggacacacacagagggagccCGCCGGTCTTTTCCTGTCACACatgtacttttaaaacacatgaGTTTTCCTACCTACAGATTCATCTATTAAGCCACATGGACACTTTTTCTTGTTGCAGCATTTGTAATGACGACGTTCAGCGCACATGGCCTGAATTCAGTGCACACTTGACTCTGTGTCACTGCCAAAATGGCAAATATTCATGTCAGATTTGTCAGAGATTCTCCACAGGTGACGTTAAAGTATTTCTAGAACATATATATGCACATAATTTGGGCCTGGAAGGATTGAGCAGTGATGTATCGCTGCGCACAAAAGACAAGAATCAGTTTGGGCCTAAACCAAGCACTCTACGTTGTCAACACTGTGGCTATGAGGCAACTCAGAAGTGGCTGATCACTAAGCACATTAAAGCTGTCCATGTTTGCCAGAATGGTAACCAGAGGcagaggaaaaaggaggaggtTCATTCCATAGCAATGAAACAAAAAGACCCGATCCCCAAAATAAAGCCTAGATTAACACGAAGCGCAGTTAAGGAAATGTGTTGGCTGACCCAGGACTGTCTGTCCCTGCCAGGGAGAGAGTTCCTGGATAAATACTGCCACCTCTCAGACCCACAAACAACACTAGAGGAGACTCAGCAGTTTTTGATGAAATCTGTTGCCAGGGAAACCGGCGACCAGAAATGGACCAAGGCCCTGAAATCCGTTTTGTCGAACGTCCCTCAAGATGTGACTCTTCATCCAAAGTCGGAGAACGGAATCATGTCGAACTCGTCTGACCTTACTGTCCTCACGGTCAAGAACAAGATAACTGTAGCACAGAACGGCGCCGCCTATGCCAAAAGGATGAGAAGGATGACGGCATCAGATAAAGAGACCGGTTTCCCGGAGAGTGCTGCTGACGATGCTCGGTGTGCAGTTGACCAAAATGGGTgtcagtcaaatttgaatgaCTGTCCACCTTGTCCGCAGACTGAAAGCAATCTCCTCAATGACATCTCGGTGTCAGCCCAGAGCGAGGCATCAGGGTGCATGCAAATgcaggaaaacagagagaatcAGAAATTAGAGACTGATCCGAAAATGGAGGAACAGGGGCGAAAACAGCAGGAGCCCATGCATGAGGATGTGATCAGTATCTCCAGTGAGCTGAAGTTGACGAACGAGAGCACGGAGCCGACATCCATCCGTCAAGTCCTACCAAAAAATAAGAGACGAAATCGAAGACGGAAAAGAAGGTCTAAAAAAGTGTATAAAAGACCCTCAGGACTGCCTTTGAAAATAGTGCTGAAGAAGAATCCCGTGAAGGAGAAGCAGTGGGTGTCACAAAGCTCTTTGTCTCCATCAGGAGGTGATCCCATGGATGACAATCATGGACTGCCAACTCCCCATATAACAACAGAGAGGACAGCACAGGTTCTATCAGAGAAGAAATGGACCAGAGCTTCCAGGACTGATCAGCGTGCGCTGGCTGAAACCATCACTTCAGATCCACAATCAAAGCCGGGAGAAGAACTCAGCCCCGGATGTGCTGCACAGCCAATAGGGTCCATAAATATGGACGTTAATGAGCCTGGCATGCTCGTAAGCTCGTTGTCGATCCATCAAGAAATGCAAGATGATCCAGAGAAGTCACTGCATTTCCCGGAAACTGATGGTGACGTGAGAAGTTCAGCTGGTAAATCAGAAGGTGTGGCAGAGGCTGAGGTAGAGATGTGCCCCAAGAACTCACCGCTTCAAACATCAGGCAGCAGCATGGACCTCCATGAGCCAGACGAGAAGACGATtgcagcagctgatggagaGACTCAAAGCAGTTGCACCAAGTCTTCCCCTGTTTCCCAACCGGCTATTACACCACAGG GTGAGGTAAACCTTGAAGTCTCGAGCCTTGCTCGGCCTTCAGAGCAGAGTAACCATAGtgctgagggggggggagacagacaaGTGCCTGCAGACTCCTGCCCAGATCTCCTGTGCAGCACTCACTTGCCGGTGGGGAAAGCCATCCAACCACAGCCCTCACCAGCCTCTGGGCACCGGTGTCAGCCGGCCCGTAAAAACCAGCAGAGGACCCTGAAGTTAGTAGCCATAAATTCTTCTCAGTTGGTGAAGCGTCCGGCGGGAGACCAGCCTGTTGTGGTGCTAAATCACCCAGATGCCGACATCCCCGAGGTGACCAGGATCATGGAGGTCGTCAACAGGAACAGGGGAGAGGTGCAGAAGGTGGTGTTGTCCCGCAGGACCCTGAGTGCTCTGTCAGCCATAAACAGGGAGGCCCCTCAGACATACGAGCCACCAGAGGTCCAGTCTGACTCTGCGAGCCTCACACACCGAAGAGCCACGGAGGAAAACTCTGTACAGGAGAGGTTTCTTTTGAGGTTGAAACTTCGCAGGTTGAGCCGGAAAAAGTACGAAGTAGTGGACGCATTCTCTCCCAGCAGGGACGTGTTGACAAAGTTCCGCTGCTGGTTCTGCGGCAGGGCGTTTACAAGTCAGGAAGTTTGGATTGACCATCGACAGCGACACCTGATAGAGTGGAAAAGGCCAAACTGTGAAAACTCTTGA
- the blnk gene encoding B-cell linker protein isoform X4, translating to MPLLKEFLTTSLVIKRSLALLTYDDGDFDDQLSDPDYGNDCMYEDLGDDQDASYELPPSQRVFSTTPSASFPGGNYIDSCRNRPTRPPRKPLRPGKASKQLPPEPTRTASDEEDYVSPDGSNEDDNYIEPEENKPANPIMPCRSRTGMDRPMLPTPPENQESSDFYEVPEKEETSLPQPASRLCPVSKTQSHPLPPKPSPRQKRSRSPPPVQEPTEDDEYEVCDPHNSSKDQAAEGPPPPLPKPLPKERSPKPPLKPKPALRPRQCESQTLPVMQTPDHRKPPKAGTLDLIRPKIPLPPLTPLRPPHRGTVSPDNRSKVEDKDADMCKKPWYAGACDRRTADEVLLHSNKDGAFMVRKSSGHDAQQPYTLVVFYRGRVYNIPIRFMANMQQYALGREKKGEEHFSTISHIIENHQRNPLVVIDGQNNSKDATKLCYPMKP from the exons ATGCCCTTATTGAAAGAGTTCCTGACCACCTCTCTGGTCATAAAGAGATCCCTAGCACTATTGACAT aTGATGACGGGGATTTTGATGATCAGCTCTCTGACCCTGATTAC GGTAATGACTGTATGTATGAGGATCTGGGTGACGACCAGGACGCCAGCTACGAGCTGCCTCCCAGTCAAAGAGTCTTCTCCACAactccctctgcctccttccCAGGGGGGAATTACATTG ACAGCTGTCGTAACCGTCCCACCCGGCCCCCCAGGAAGCCCCTCCGCCCGGGCAAAGCCTCCAAACAACTGCCCCCTGAACCCACCCGCACTGCAAGTGATGAG GAAGACTACGTCAGTCCAGACGGCAGTAACGAGGACGACAACTACATAGAACCTGAAGAGAATAAACCTGCCA ATCCCATAATGCCTTGTAGGAGCAGAACAGGGATGGATCGCCCCATGTTGCCAACACCCCCAGAGAATCAAGAAAGTTCTG atttttacgAAGTTCCAGAGAAAGAG GAGACCTCATTACCTCAGCCAGCAAGCAG ACTGTGTCCAGTGTCCAAGACACAGTCACACCCCTTACCACCAAAACCCAGCCCCAG aCAGAAGAGGAGTAGATCTCCGCCTCCT GTCCAGGAGCCTACAGAGGACGATGAATATGAAGTTTGTGATCCACATAACA GTTCGAAGGATCAAGCTGCAGAgggtcctcctccacctttgcCAAAACCTCTGCCCAAAGA GAGGTCACCAAAACCACCTTTAAAGCCG AAGCCGGCTTTAAGACCAAGGCAGTGTGAAA GCCAGACGCTGCCTGTGATGCAAACCCCAGACCACAGAAAGCCTCCAAAGGCTGGGACACTGGACTTGATTCGCCCTAA AATTCCTCTTCCCCCGTTGACCCCCCTCA GACCACCACACAGAGGAACTGTTTCTCCTGATAATCGGTCAAAGGTGGAAGATAAG GATGCAGACATGTGCAAGAAGCCCTGGTACGCCGGCGCCTGTGACCGCAGGACTGCTGACGAGGTTCTGCTTCACTCAAATAAA GACGGGGCGTTTATGGTGAGGAAGAGCTCCGGTCATGACGCACAGCAGCCCTACACATTAGTGGTGTTTTACAGGGGCCGGGTGTACAACATACCAATCCGCTTTATGGCAAACATGCAGCAGTATGCActgggaagagagaagaaaggagaggag CATTTCAGCACCATCTCCCACATCATTGAGAACCACCAGAGGAATCCCCTGGTGGTGATCGACGGCCAGAATAACAGCAAAGACGCCACCAAGCTGTGTTACCCCATGAAGCCTTAA
- the blnk gene encoding B-cell linker protein isoform X3 — translation MLPSPVIRENLSDSDMSKFSLIHQPQLQKMVQDIRKKDDSFLSKLRRFKNKPCPKLPERDYRDDDGDFDDQLSDPDYGNDCMYEDLGDDQDASYELPPSQRVFSTTPSASFPGGNYIDSCRNRPTRPPRKPLRPGKASKQLPPEPTRTASDEEDYVSPDGSNEDDNYIEPEENKPANPIMPCRSRTGMDRPMLPTPPENQESSDFYEVPEKEETSLPQPASRLCPVSKTQSHPLPPKPSPRQKRSRSPPPVQEPTEDDEYEVCDPHNSSKDQAAEGPPPPLPKPLPKERSPKPPLKPKPALRPRQCESQTLPVMQTPDHRKPPKAGTLDLIRPKIPLPPLTPLRPPHRGTVSPDNRSKVEDKDADMCKKPWYAGACDRRTADEVLLHSNKDGAFMVRKSSGHDAQQPYTLVVFYRGRVYNIPIRFMANMQQYALGREKKGEEHFSTISHIIENHQRNPLVVIDGQNNSKDATKLCYPMKP, via the exons ATGCTGCCCTCTCCTGTTATCAGAGAG AACCTGTCTGACAGTGACATGAGCAAGTTTAGTCTCATCCACCAACC GCAGCTTCAAAAGATGGTTCAGGACATCAGGAAAAAAGACGACAGCTTTCTGAGTAAACTAAGAAG atttaaaaacaaaccatgtCCAAAGCTACCTGAGAGAGATTACAGAG aTGATGACGGGGATTTTGATGATCAGCTCTCTGACCCTGATTAC GGTAATGACTGTATGTATGAGGATCTGGGTGACGACCAGGACGCCAGCTACGAGCTGCCTCCCAGTCAAAGAGTCTTCTCCACAactccctctgcctccttccCAGGGGGGAATTACATTG ACAGCTGTCGTAACCGTCCCACCCGGCCCCCCAGGAAGCCCCTCCGCCCGGGCAAAGCCTCCAAACAACTGCCCCCTGAACCCACCCGCACTGCAAGTGATGAG GAAGACTACGTCAGTCCAGACGGCAGTAACGAGGACGACAACTACATAGAACCTGAAGAGAATAAACCTGCCA ATCCCATAATGCCTTGTAGGAGCAGAACAGGGATGGATCGCCCCATGTTGCCAACACCCCCAGAGAATCAAGAAAGTTCTG atttttacgAAGTTCCAGAGAAAGAG GAGACCTCATTACCTCAGCCAGCAAGCAG ACTGTGTCCAGTGTCCAAGACACAGTCACACCCCTTACCACCAAAACCCAGCCCCAG aCAGAAGAGGAGTAGATCTCCGCCTCCT GTCCAGGAGCCTACAGAGGACGATGAATATGAAGTTTGTGATCCACATAACA GTTCGAAGGATCAAGCTGCAGAgggtcctcctccacctttgcCAAAACCTCTGCCCAAAGA GAGGTCACCAAAACCACCTTTAAAGCCG AAGCCGGCTTTAAGACCAAGGCAGTGTGAAA GCCAGACGCTGCCTGTGATGCAAACCCCAGACCACAGAAAGCCTCCAAAGGCTGGGACACTGGACTTGATTCGCCCTAA AATTCCTCTTCCCCCGTTGACCCCCCTCA GACCACCACACAGAGGAACTGTTTCTCCTGATAATCGGTCAAAGGTGGAAGATAAG GATGCAGACATGTGCAAGAAGCCCTGGTACGCCGGCGCCTGTGACCGCAGGACTGCTGACGAGGTTCTGCTTCACTCAAATAAA GACGGGGCGTTTATGGTGAGGAAGAGCTCCGGTCATGACGCACAGCAGCCCTACACATTAGTGGTGTTTTACAGGGGCCGGGTGTACAACATACCAATCCGCTTTATGGCAAACATGCAGCAGTATGCActgggaagagagaagaaaggagaggag CATTTCAGCACCATCTCCCACATCATTGAGAACCACCAGAGGAATCCCCTGGTGGTGATCGACGGCCAGAATAACAGCAAAGACGCCACCAAGCTGTGTTACCCCATGAAGCCTTAA